One Drechmeria coniospora strain ARSEF 6962 chromosome 01, whole genome shotgun sequence genomic region harbors:
- a CDS encoding low molecular weight phosphotyrosine protein phosphatase, which produces MAEPVSVLFVCLGNICRSTMAEGIFQHLAKDARYKDKIGRVDSCGTAAYHTGDEPDSRTMSTLEDNGITDYRHRARKFLTSDFEKFDYIFAMDRSNLSDLQRLQRGNANSKAKLMLFGDFAGGKKGEVVEDPYYGGRDGFEKAFEQCSRFANNFLNEVVGE; this is translated from the exons ATGGCGGAGCCAGTCTCTGTTCTGTTCGTGTGCCTAGGCAACATCTGCCGAtcgaccatggccgaggGTATTTTTCAGCATCTGGCCAAGGATGCGCGGTACAAGGACAAGATTGGACGAGTAGACTCTTGCGGAACGG CTGCCTATCACACGGGTGATGAGCCCGACTCGCGGACCATGTCCACGCTCGAGGACAACGGCATCACTGACTACCGCCACCGAGCGCGGAAG TTTCTGACGAGCGACTTTGAAAAATTTGACTACATCTTTGCCATGGATCGGTCGAACCTGTCGGACCTGCAGCGGCTGCAGCGCGGTAACGCAAACAGCAAGGCGAAGCTGATGCTGTTTGGCGACTTCGCCGGAGGCAAGAAGGGCGAGGTGGTCGAGGACCCTTACTACGGCGGACGGGACGGGTTCGAGAAGGCGTTTGAACAATGCTCACGCTTCGCAAACAATTTCCTCAACGAGGTGGTGGGCGAGTGA
- a CDS encoding lipid particle protein codes for MDYTGGSPKAEHLCVLVHGLWGNPNHMKNIAKCLRSQYPPDELYMLLAKRNSGSFTYDGIELGGARVCAEIEEEIRSIESRGGKITKLSIIGYSLGGLVSRYAVGLLYAKGILDTLDCMNFVTFASPHLGVRSPLKGWHNHVWNVIGARTLSMSGRQLFTIDKFRDTGRPLLSVLADPASIFMRGLRKFKRHTLYTNIVNDRSAVYYTTGIQKTDPYRRNLENIKVNYLKGCEGVILDPAMPIVPLPKVCRPATFSSVTGLLLRWTKRIPFMVMIAVFVPIGTVAFLCNSVVQTIRSSGRIKQHETGRGSFSIAEYRVPLLIKELRGEVENAYEALNSSQNQDYLATEDEDDDYDMEPEERNLMRRERRLSVPTQPTLALAPYQFEMIRSLDSLNWRKYPVWIHNDRHAHAAIIVRMAKKTFDEGWIVLRHFVDGEFLI; via the exons ATGGATTACACGGGCGGCAGCCCGAAAGCTGAGCATCTCTGTgtcctcgtccacggc CTCTGGGGGAACCCCAACCACATGAAAAACATTGCCAAATGCCTACGATCGCAATACCCACCCGACGAGCTGTACATGCTCCTTGCCAAGCGCAACAGCGGAAGCTTCACCTACGATGGTATTGAGCTGGGCGGCGCCCGCGTCTGCGCCGAGATTGAGGAGGAGATTCGCTCCATCGAGAGTCGAGGCGGCAAGATTACCAAGCTCAGCATCATAGGATACTCCCTCGGCGGACTCGTTTCGCGCTACGCCGTGGGGCTGCTCTACGCCAAAGGAATCTTGGATACGCTTGATTGCATG AACTTTGTCACATTCGCGTCTCCCCACCTCGGCGTTCGCTCCCCCCTCAAAGGCTGGCATAACCATGTATGGAACGTCATAGGAGCTCGGACCTTGTCCATGTCGGGACGCCAACTGTTCACCATCGACAAGTTCCGCGACACCGGCCGGCCACTGCTGTCCGTGCTCGCCGATCCCGCCTCGATATTCATGCGCGGCCTCCGCAAGTTCAAGAGGCATACGCTCTACACCAACATCGTCAACGACAGGAGTGCCGTCTACTACACCACCGGGATCCAAAAGACGGATCCGTATCGGCGAAACCTGGAGAACATCAAGGTCAACTACCTCAAAGGCTGCGAaggcgtcatcctcgacccTGCCATGCCCATTGTGCCGCTTCCTAAAGTGTGCCGGCCTGCCACCTTTTCATCCGTCACGGGCCTCCTCCTACGCTGGACGAAGCGCATTCCGTTCATGGTCATgatcgccgtcttcgtccccatcggcaccgtcgcctttCTGTGCAACTCGGTCGTGCAAACGATCCGCAGCTCCGGCCGGATAAAGCAGCATGAGACGGGCAGGGGAAGCTTCAGCATAGCAGAATACCGCGTGCCGCTGCTCATCAAGGAGCTCCGCGGCGAAGTCGAGAACGCGTACGAGGCGCTGAACAGCTCGCAGAATCAGGACTACTTGGCCAccgaagacgaggacgacgactaTGACATGGAACCGGAAGAGAGGAACCTGATGAGGCGCGAGCGGAGGCTGTCGGTGCCGACACAGCCAACGTTGGCATTGGCACCATATCAGTTCGAGATGATACGCTCTCTAGACTCGCTCAACTGGCGCAAGTATCCCGTATGGATCCACAACGACCGACACGCGCAtgccgccatcatcgtccgtATGGCGAAGAAGACATTCGACGAGGGGTGGATCGTCTTGAGGCActttgtcgacggcgaattTTTAATATGA
- a CDS encoding putative prohibitin PHB1, translating to MANAARALNWMYRMAVPVSAGAFLVSQSIYDVKGGTRAVIFDRLSGVKNDVVNEGTHLLIPWLQRSIIFDVRTKPRNIATTTGSKDLQMVSLTLRVLHRPSVEALPKIYQNLGVDYDERVLPSIGNEVLKAIVAQFDAAELITQREAVSNRIRNDLTLRAAEFNIDLEDVSITHMTFGREFTKAVEQKQIAQQDAERARFIVEKAEQERQANVIRAEGEAESAEEISKAIAKAGDGLIQIRKIEASREIAATLASNPNVAYLPSGGKNGGGGQYLLSVGRA from the exons ATGGCCAACGCAGCGAGAGCCCTCAACTGGATGTACCGCATGGCCGTTCCTGTTTCGGCCGGTGCTTTCCTCGTCAGCCAGTCCATATACGATGTCAAGGGTGGCACGAGAGCCGTCATTTTCGACAGGTTATCCGGTGTCAAGAACGATGTCGTTAATGAGGGTACCCATCTTCTCATTCCCTGGCTCCAGAGGAGCATCATCTTCGACGTGcggacgaagccgaggaacatcgcgacgacgacgggcagcaaGGACCTGCAGATGGTCAGCTTGACCCTGAGAGTGCTGCATCGACCCAGCGTCGAGGCTCTACCCAAGATTTACCAG aacctcggcgtcgactaCGACGAGCGTGTCCTTCCCTCCATCGGCAACGAAGTCctcaaggccatcgtcgcccagttcgatgccgccgagctcaTCACCCAGCGCGAGGCCGTTTCCAACCGCATCCGCAACGACCTCACCCTGCGCGCTGCCGAGTTCAACATTGATCTCGAGGACGTATCCATCACGCACATGACCTTTGGTCGCGAGTTCACCAAGGCCGTTGAGCAGAAGCAGATTGCCCAGCAGGACGCCGAACGCGCCCGCTTCATTGTCGAAAAGGCCGAGCAAGAGAGGCAGGCCAACGTGATTCGCGCCGAGGGTGAGGCCGAGAGTGCGGAGGAGATTAGCAaggccatcgccaaggcGGGAGACGGCTTGATCCAAATTCGAAAAATCGAGGCGAGTAGGGAGATTGCAGCAACGCTGGCGTCCAACCCCAACGTGGCGTATCTGCCGAGTGGTGGAAAGAACGGTGGCGGCGGTCAGTATCTGCTATCTGTCGGCAGGGCTTGA
- a CDS encoding ubiquinol-cytochrome-C oxidoreductase complex III subunit VIII, with protein sequence MRPTQTMNGGGAPNWRVGQYVDSHGSRTSVASCRNYRHETAAASSLRFRNPLSDAKANLYRSFLGDWGSFGGSKQKGIVQYGVSANRQNPFAGAVHDAIFNTFRRTKSQIFYWLPPMLAGYYLMDWATERNHYLFSKAGRAEFGDDE encoded by the exons ATGAGACCGACACAGACTATGAACGGTGGCGGCGCGCCCAATTGGAGGGTTGGCCAGTACGTTGATTCCCATggatcgaggacgagcgTCGCGTCGTGCCGCAATTATCGCCACGAGACGGCTGCTGCATCATCACTGCGATTCCGAAATCCCCTTTCTGATGCCAAAGCTAACTTGTACCGCAGCTTCCTGGGAGACTGGGGATCATTTG GCGGCTCCAAGCAAAAGGGCATCGTCCAGTACGGCGTTTCTGCGAACCGACAGAACCCTTTCGCCGGCGCTGTTCACGACGCTATCTTCAACACTTTCCGCCGTACCAAGAGCCAGATCTTCTACTGGCTGCCGCCTATGCTTGCCGGCTACTACCTCATGGACTGGGCCACTGAACG AAACCACTATCTGTTCTCCAAGGCGGGCCGTGCCGAGTTTGGCGATGACGAGTAA
- a CDS encoding H/ACA ribonucleoprotein complex subunit codes for MAAGRPEKKEKKEKKRSDDAGVSKVKKDKKDKKDKKDKLAAALEDQLQEDAAADSGVKAVLDDVDSDMEEASKEELPLERTVVSFAVPVADEKGMKKVYKTIRKGGPPSVHSSLCRAEQQNMRMLTTFPAAKNGTLKRGVKEVVKTLRKIKDAAPGTFPGVVVIAGDISPHDVISHIPVLCEDFHVPFIFVTSRAELGASAKTKRPTSVVMIMEKQEGKKKAAAKASDKDGEDEGDFAESYTSLVKYMQKEYTKQAFWAKGESTA; via the coding sequence ATGGCCGCCGGGAGACCagagaagaaggagaagaaggagaagaagcgcAGCGATGATGCTGGCGTGAGCAAGGTCAAGAAGGACAAGAAGGATAAGAAGGACAAGAAGGACAAGTTGGCGGCTGCACTCGAGGACCAGCTGCAAGAGGATGCCGCCGCGGACAGCGGCGTCAAGGCGGTTCTAGACGACGTCGACTCGGATATGGAGGAGGCTTCCAAGGAGGAGCTGCCTCTGGAAcgcaccgtcgtctccttcgcGGTCCCCGTGGCGGACGAGAAGGGCATGAAGAAGGTGTACAAGACGATTCGGAAAGGTGGGCCCCCCTCAGTCCATTCGAGTCTCTGCCGTGCGGAGCAGCAGAACATGCGTATGCTAACGACATTTCCAGCGGCCAAGAACGGCACTCTCAAGCGCGGCGTGAAGGAGGTGGTTAAAACGCTTCGCAAGATCAAGGATGCCGCTCCTGGCACTTTcccgggcgtcgtcgtcatcgccggtGACATCTCGCCGCACGACGTCATCTCGCACATCCCCGTGCTGTGCGAGGACTTCCATGTACCATTCATTTTTGTCACATCGCGGGCAGAACTGGGCGCATCAGCGAAGACGAAGCGCCCGACCAGCGTCGTCATGATCATGGAGAAGCAGGAgggcaagaagaaggcggcggcgaaggcgtctgacaaggacggcgaggatgagggcgACTTTGCCGAGAGCTACACCTCACTcgtcaagtacatgcagaaGGAGTACACAAAGCAGGCGTTCTGGGCCAAGGGCGAGTCGACGGCATGA